In one window of Caballeronia sp. TF1N1 DNA:
- a CDS encoding HdeD family acid-resistance protein, with protein MVRLVMILLGVDYLRTRWREVMVLGFLSIALGGVIFVDALDGSLYFPIIPFALALLLEGLATLAVAWTGMGGQRTLRYVKSAAFSLSALLVLIGGERGNFVLSLIFGTLFLVDGALQIVSARVVRYRRWKLAMAGGVFEIAIAIFFYQPYPDYYAGTVAYCVAFGLFFGGWNMLLLASRVRRLARNPAADDAAAAAAASQASVQAARTPVAGVVWDGPPGPDEAALTVHVWTPVGTAKMQPRRQLIIDRYIAAVDRNGTISTGHAALETPEGVYISLYPAVEIDRSPDEFSRLLRATRDNDVPGMFQPDYATESKAWCPSTQQVRIRNYDPERLARFWQEYQRDTTYNLTYRNCSSTVARALEAAIEGASARVWGKRGGWNPLVRIMTTPELWVAAQVRKRAATMAWTPGLTLDYARALSMLADPRRSGWVKMARIALATMYRSRQRWRAEEEAAQDAAAQAGQVKEPG; from the coding sequence ATGGTTCGTCTCGTGATGATTCTTCTCGGCGTGGACTATCTGCGCACGCGCTGGCGCGAAGTCATGGTGCTCGGCTTTCTGAGCATCGCGCTGGGCGGAGTCATTTTCGTCGATGCCCTCGACGGCTCGCTGTACTTTCCCATCATCCCGTTCGCGCTCGCCTTGCTGCTCGAAGGACTCGCCACGCTTGCGGTTGCGTGGACCGGCATGGGCGGGCAACGCACGCTGCGCTACGTTAAGAGCGCGGCGTTCTCTTTGTCGGCGCTGCTCGTGCTGATCGGCGGCGAGCGCGGCAACTTCGTGCTGTCGCTCATCTTCGGCACGCTCTTTCTCGTGGATGGCGCGTTGCAGATCGTCTCCGCGCGCGTGGTCCGCTATCGCCGCTGGAAGCTCGCGATGGCAGGCGGCGTGTTCGAGATCGCCATCGCCATTTTCTTCTACCAGCCGTATCCGGATTACTACGCGGGCACGGTGGCTTATTGCGTGGCGTTTGGCCTTTTCTTCGGTGGATGGAACATGCTGCTGCTCGCCTCGCGCGTGCGGCGTCTCGCGCGCAACCCCGCAGCCGATGACGCCGCGGCCGCCGCAGCTGCATCGCAGGCGTCCGTGCAGGCGGCACGCACGCCGGTCGCGGGCGTCGTCTGGGACGGCCCTCCCGGACCCGACGAAGCCGCCTTGACCGTGCATGTATGGACGCCGGTCGGCACCGCGAAGATGCAGCCGCGCAGGCAGTTGATCATCGACCGGTACATTGCCGCCGTCGACCGCAACGGCACCATCTCGACCGGCCATGCCGCGCTCGAAACGCCCGAGGGCGTGTATATCAGCCTGTATCCGGCGGTGGAGATAGACCGCTCGCCGGACGAGTTCTCGCGCCTCTTGCGTGCGACCCGCGATAACGATGTGCCCGGCATGTTTCAACCCGACTACGCGACCGAATCGAAAGCATGGTGCCCGTCGACGCAACAGGTACGCATCCGCAATTACGATCCCGAAAGGCTCGCGCGCTTCTGGCAGGAATATCAGCGCGACACGACCTACAACCTCACGTATCGCAACTGTTCGAGCACCGTGGCGCGCGCGCTCGAAGCGGCCATCGAAGGCGCATCGGCGCGTGTGTGGGGCAAGCGCGGCGGGTGGAATCCGCTCGTGCGCATCATGACGACGCCCGAGCTATGGGTGGCGGCGCAAGTGCGCAAGCGCGCGGCGACCATGGCGTGGACGCCGGGCCTCACGCTCGACTACGCGCGCGCGCTCAGCATGCTGGCCGATCCGCGCCGTTCGGGCTGGGTGAAGATGGCGCGCATTGCGCTGGCGACGATGTATCGATCGCGTCAGCGCTGGCGTGCGGAAGAAGAGGCGGCGCAAGACGCCGCCGCGCAAGCCGGGCAAGTGAAGGAACCGGGCTGA
- a CDS encoding TetR/AcrR family transcriptional regulator has translation MESNADQPRLTDRKRAAIVSAAVEEFIASGYDATSMDRIAARAGVSKRTVYNHFDGKDALFAAILHQLWTASQSDDAPAYDPRSPLRAQLLDLLARKLNLLNDAAFLSLARVAIAEGIHSPERAREMVGKLGEREEDLTRWIRAAAADGRLNVASDPAFAAQQLHGIVKGFAFWPQVTMGQSPLSKREQKRVAEAAVDLFLAGYGVPDSPSK, from the coding sequence ATGGAATCGAACGCTGACCAACCTCGTCTGACCGACCGCAAACGCGCCGCCATCGTGAGCGCGGCGGTGGAGGAATTCATCGCCTCGGGTTATGACGCCACGAGCATGGACCGCATCGCGGCGCGCGCGGGGGTATCGAAGAGAACGGTGTACAACCATTTCGACGGCAAGGACGCGCTGTTCGCGGCGATCCTCCATCAGTTGTGGACCGCAAGCCAGTCCGACGACGCTCCTGCCTACGACCCTCGATCGCCGTTGCGTGCGCAGTTGCTCGACCTGCTTGCGCGCAAGTTGAATCTGTTGAACGACGCCGCGTTTTTATCGCTTGCGCGAGTGGCGATTGCGGAGGGCATTCATTCGCCCGAGCGCGCGCGGGAGATGGTCGGCAAGCTTGGCGAGCGCGAAGAAGACTTGACGCGATGGATACGCGCCGCCGCCGCCGATGGCCGCCTGAATGTGGCGTCGGACCCGGCGTTCGCGGCGCAGCAGTTGCATGGCATCGTCAAGGGATTCGCGTTCTGGCCGCAGGTCACGATGGGTCAATCGCCCTTGTCCAAGCGCGAGCAGAAGCGGGTAGCGGAAGCGGCGGTGGATCTCTTTCTGGCGGGGTATGGCGTGCCCGATTCACCGTCGAAATAA
- a CDS encoding ABC transporter permease, whose amino-acid sequence MKVHAQRLVATRIGLALLTLLIVSAVVFGITGLLPGDAAQQALGQAATPEQVTALRHEYGLDQPALQRYVQWLVHVVSGNFGTSLSNNLPVSQLIASRLPNSLVLAGLTALVSVPVALFIGIVSAMFRGSLLDRALNVLTLSTVAVPEFLVATIAVLIFAVKLRWLPALSYLSDVSSFGALLRVYAMPVMTLCCVIVAQMARMTRAAVLDQLNASYVEMARLKGASPMRVVLRHVLPNTIGPIANAVALSLSYLFGGVVIVESIFNYPGLASLMVDAVTNRDMPLVQGCVMVFCAAYLALVLIADLAQIVSNPRLRQR is encoded by the coding sequence ATGAAAGTTCATGCGCAACGACTCGTCGCCACGCGCATCGGCCTCGCGTTGCTGACCTTGCTGATCGTCTCGGCGGTGGTGTTCGGCATCACGGGTCTCTTGCCCGGCGATGCCGCACAGCAGGCGCTCGGCCAGGCGGCCACGCCCGAGCAGGTCACGGCCCTGCGTCACGAGTACGGGCTCGATCAGCCCGCGCTGCAACGCTACGTGCAATGGCTCGTGCATGTGGTCTCGGGCAACTTCGGCACGTCGCTGTCGAACAATCTCCCGGTGAGTCAGCTGATCGCCTCGCGTCTGCCGAATTCGCTCGTGCTGGCCGGTTTGACCGCGCTGGTTTCGGTGCCGGTGGCGCTCTTCATCGGCATCGTATCGGCCATGTTTCGCGGCTCGCTGCTCGACCGCGCGCTCAACGTGCTGACGCTTTCGACCGTGGCCGTGCCCGAGTTTCTCGTCGCGACCATCGCCGTCCTGATCTTCGCGGTGAAGCTGCGCTGGCTGCCAGCGCTCTCGTATCTCTCGGATGTGTCGTCGTTCGGCGCGCTCTTGCGGGTCTACGCGATGCCAGTGATGACGCTCTGCTGCGTGATCGTCGCGCAAATGGCACGCATGACGCGCGCGGCGGTGCTGGATCAGCTCAACGCGTCTTACGTGGAGATGGCGCGTCTAAAGGGCGCATCGCCGATGCGCGTGGTGTTGCGGCACGTCTTGCCCAACACCATCGGCCCGATTGCGAACGCGGTGGCGCTGAGTCTCTCGTATCTCTTCGGCGGCGTGGTGATCGTCGAATCGATTTTTAACTATCCCGGTCTTGCAAGCCTCATGGTCGATGCCGTCACCAACCGCGACATGCCGCTCGTGCAGGGCTGCGTCATGGTGTTCTGCGCGGCGTATCTCGCGCTCGTGCTGATTGCCGACCTGGCCCAGATCGTATCCAACCCACGGCTGCGTCAACGATGA
- a CDS encoding ABC transporter substrate-binding protein — MSIDQSPDAVDHAGIRLDELTKKGASRRSVLRALTAGGLLSVTGTGLLSVSGAAFAQEKPKQGGRIRVATQSSSSADTLDPAKGALGTDYVRGFMIYNGLTELDSHLGAQMSLAESLETKDATVWVVKLRSGVQFHDGKSLAPQDVIYSLMRHKDAAVGSKAKTIADQFKDVKATGPNEVTITLAGANADLPVILADSHFLIIKDGTTDFKTAIGTGPFKVKEFTPGVRTVGVRNEKYWKPGLPHLDEVELIGIADESARVNALLSGDVQLINAVSARSTDRIKGTQGFNVLETKTGQYTDLIVRDDGGITGTSDFRRGMMHLMDRDQIRQTVFRGYGAIGNDQPIDPTNKYYMAGLPQRKFDPDKAKFYFQKAKLGSAPVQLYASPAAEGSVEMAVLLQQVAPQAGLNLQVVRVPADGYWSNHWMKHPLGYGNINARPSADVLFTQFFKSDAPWNEANWKNPQFDQMLVAARGEPDDAKRKKIYGDMQQLVHEDGGIGIPMFQSSLDAHTAKLKGLGSIPLAGLGGFMFAEKVWLTA; from the coding sequence ATGAGCATCGATCAATCGCCTGATGCAGTCGACCATGCCGGTATCCGGCTCGACGAACTGACGAAAAAAGGCGCGTCGCGCCGTAGCGTGCTGCGCGCGCTGACCGCGGGCGGCTTGCTGTCCGTCACCGGCACGGGCCTGCTTTCCGTGAGCGGCGCCGCATTTGCGCAGGAAAAGCCGAAGCAGGGCGGACGGATTCGCGTGGCGACGCAATCGTCTTCGTCCGCCGATACGCTCGACCCCGCCAAGGGCGCGCTCGGCACCGACTACGTGCGCGGCTTCATGATCTACAACGGCCTGACCGAACTGGATTCGCATCTCGGCGCGCAGATGTCGCTGGCTGAATCGCTCGAAACGAAAGACGCGACCGTGTGGGTCGTGAAGCTTAGAAGCGGCGTGCAGTTCCACGACGGCAAGTCGCTCGCGCCGCAGGACGTGATCTATTCGCTGATGCGTCACAAGGATGCAGCGGTCGGCTCGAAGGCCAAGACCATTGCCGACCAGTTCAAGGACGTGAAGGCCACCGGCCCGAACGAAGTGACCATCACGCTCGCCGGCGCGAACGCCGACCTGCCCGTGATTCTCGCGGATTCGCACTTCCTCATCATCAAGGACGGCACCACCGACTTCAAGACGGCGATCGGCACGGGTCCGTTCAAGGTCAAGGAATTCACGCCGGGCGTGCGTACGGTCGGCGTGCGCAACGAGAAGTACTGGAAGCCGGGCCTGCCGCATCTGGACGAAGTGGAGCTGATCGGTATCGCCGATGAATCCGCGCGCGTCAACGCGCTTCTGTCCGGCGACGTGCAACTGATCAACGCCGTGAGCGCGCGCTCGACGGACCGCATCAAGGGCACGCAAGGCTTCAACGTGCTGGAAACGAAGACGGGTCAATACACCGACCTGATCGTGCGCGACGACGGCGGCATCACGGGCACGAGCGATTTCCGGCGCGGCATGATGCACTTGATGGATCGCGACCAGATTCGCCAGACCGTGTTTCGCGGCTATGGCGCAATCGGCAACGACCAGCCGATCGATCCGACCAACAAGTACTACATGGCCGGTCTGCCGCAACGCAAGTTCGATCCGGACAAGGCCAAGTTCTACTTCCAGAAGGCGAAGCTCGGCAGCGCGCCGGTGCAACTGTACGCATCGCCGGCGGCTGAGGGTTCGGTCGAAATGGCCGTGCTCTTGCAACAGGTCGCGCCGCAAGCGGGCCTGAATCTGCAAGTGGTGCGCGTGCCCGCCGACGGCTATTGGTCGAATCACTGGATGAAGCATCCGCTCGGCTACGGCAACATCAACGCACGCCCGAGCGCGGATGTGCTCTTCACGCAGTTCTTCAAGTCCGATGCACCGTGGAACGAAGCCAACTGGAAAAACCCGCAGTTCGACCAGATGCTGGTGGCCGCGCGCGGCGAGCCGGACGACGCCAAGCGCAAGAAGATCTACGGCGACATGCAACAGCTCGTGCACGAGGACGGCGGCATTGGCATTCCGATGTTCCAAAGTTCCCTCGATGCCCACACCGCGAAGCTCAAGGGCCTCGGCTCGATTCCGCTCGCCGGTCTCGGCGGCTTCATGTTCGCGGAAAAGGTCTGGCTCACGGCGTAA
- a CDS encoding GNAT family N-acetyltransferase, giving the protein MPDSNQHDAIRYRAFTPDDIAAGHALSSAVRWRHRPDDWRFAAQTSSGIAAVDASGAVVGTALAWKFGVEAASIGMFIVSPEHQQLGIGRELIERHIGELGARTVVMHAIGSGLALCETLGFEKTGTIHQHQGAAFQPPLVSLPPGERLRPIGANDTPRLVDLASRASGLDRSAVLPQLLDVASGIALDRDGELLGFALFRRFGDGHVIGPVVAPDSPNESRAKALISYWLALHAGMFVRVDTPARLGLSTWLEGLGLPHVDSIERVVRNGPLPVDAISIEYAIASQALG; this is encoded by the coding sequence GTGCCCGACTCTAATCAGCACGATGCGATTCGATATCGCGCTTTCACGCCCGACGACATCGCGGCAGGACACGCGTTGTCGAGCGCCGTCCGGTGGCGGCATCGCCCGGACGACTGGCGATTTGCCGCGCAGACCAGCAGCGGCATCGCCGCCGTCGACGCTTCCGGCGCGGTGGTCGGTACGGCGCTCGCGTGGAAGTTCGGTGTGGAGGCCGCGTCCATCGGCATGTTCATCGTATCGCCGGAGCATCAGCAACTCGGCATCGGCCGTGAGCTGATCGAGCGGCACATAGGAGAACTCGGCGCGCGCACGGTCGTCATGCATGCGATCGGTTCCGGGCTCGCGCTATGCGAAACGCTCGGCTTCGAGAAGACCGGCACCATCCATCAGCATCAGGGCGCGGCGTTTCAGCCGCCGCTCGTTTCGCTGCCGCCGGGCGAGCGGCTGCGGCCCATCGGCGCGAACGACACGCCGCGTCTGGTCGATCTCGCCTCGCGTGCAAGCGGGCTGGATCGGAGCGCCGTGCTGCCGCAATTGCTCGATGTCGCAAGCGGTATCGCGCTCGATCGCGACGGCGAGTTGCTCGGCTTCGCATTGTTCCGGCGCTTCGGCGACGGTCATGTGATCGGCCCTGTGGTCGCGCCCGACTCGCCGAATGAAAGCCGCGCGAAAGCGCTCATCAGTTATTGGCTCGCGCTGCATGCAGGTATGTTCGTACGTGTCGATACCCCCGCGAGGCTCGGACTTTCGACATGGCTCGAAGGCCTCGGCTTGCCGCATGTCGACAGCATCGAGCGCGTGGTGCGCAATGGTCCCTTGCCCGTCGATGCCATATCGATCGAATACGCCATCGCCAGTCAGGCGTTAGGTTAG
- a CDS encoding ABC transporter permease, which yields MNRPSTPHVPHASQVMYEPEPGIPDVAEAPVIVQKRGPLRRLAGRFSLLGLIGLFIVVFWLAVAFLAPLVAPYKGGAMTSIDIFGSYSAAHWLGTDYLGRDMLSRVLYGTQYTVGLALAATLLASFIGTFFGLIAAVSGRWVDEILSRFFDALISIPSKVLALVVIAAFGSSIPMLTMVAALAYIPGAFRISRSLAVNIMTLEYVQVARARGEKLFYIARVEVLPNMIHPMLADFGLRFVFIVLLLSGLSFLGLGVQPPNADWGSLVRENIGGLAEGAPAVLMPAVAIATLTVGVNLLIDSLRRHGARGNGGAQ from the coding sequence ATGAATCGTCCCTCGACACCTCACGTGCCACACGCCTCGCAGGTCATGTACGAGCCGGAGCCCGGAATACCGGACGTGGCCGAAGCGCCGGTCATCGTGCAGAAGCGCGGCCCGCTGCGGCGTCTCGCCGGACGCTTCTCGCTGCTCGGCTTGATCGGTCTTTTCATCGTCGTGTTCTGGCTCGCGGTCGCGTTCCTGGCTCCGCTCGTCGCGCCGTACAAAGGCGGCGCGATGACTTCCATCGACATCTTCGGCAGCTATAGCGCGGCGCACTGGCTCGGCACCGATTATCTCGGCCGCGACATGCTGTCCCGCGTGCTGTACGGCACGCAGTACACGGTGGGCCTCGCGCTCGCGGCGACGCTGCTCGCGAGTTTCATCGGCACGTTCTTCGGTCTGATCGCGGCTGTGTCTGGCCGCTGGGTCGATGAAATCCTGAGCCGCTTCTTCGATGCGCTCATCTCCATTCCGAGCAAGGTGCTCGCGCTGGTGGTGATCGCCGCGTTCGGCTCGTCGATTCCCATGCTGACGATGGTCGCCGCGCTCGCCTACATTCCCGGCGCGTTCCGCATTTCGCGCTCGCTCGCGGTCAACATCATGACGCTTGAATACGTGCAGGTGGCAAGAGCGCGCGGCGAGAAGCTGTTCTATATCGCTCGCGTCGAAGTGCTGCCGAACATGATCCACCCGATGCTCGCCGACTTCGGTCTGCGCTTCGTGTTCATCGTGTTGCTGCTGTCGGGCCTGAGCTTTCTCGGCCTCGGTGTCCAGCCGCCGAACGCGGACTGGGGTTCGCTCGTGCGCGAGAACATCGGCGGTCTGGCGGAAGGCGCGCCGGCCGTGCTCATGCCGGCGGTCGCCATCGCCACGCTGACGGTCGGCGTGAATCTGCTCATCGACAGCCTGCGCCGCCACGGTGCGCGCGGCAACGGAGGCGCGCAATGA
- a CDS encoding haloacid dehalogenase type II: protein MIDFEPKYITFDCYGTLTKFRMADMAREMYGDRLKGAELEKFVAFFSGYRRDEVLGAWKPYRDVIVNAVRRACQRMNVEFNEAEAEKYYLAVPSWGPHPDVPEGLSRLASKYKLVILSNASNDQIQSNVDKLGAPFHRVFTAQQAQSYKPRMQGFEYMFEQLDCNPEDVLHVSSSLRYDLMTAHDMGVKHKAFVKRGHEPSTPYYEYYEVDTIGDLATELGL from the coding sequence ATGATCGATTTCGAGCCTAAGTACATCACCTTCGACTGCTACGGCACGCTGACGAAGTTCCGCATGGCCGATATGGCCCGCGAGATGTACGGCGACCGTCTGAAGGGCGCCGAGCTTGAAAAGTTCGTCGCATTCTTTTCCGGATACCGCCGCGACGAAGTGCTCGGCGCGTGGAAGCCGTATCGCGATGTCATCGTCAATGCCGTGCGCCGTGCGTGCCAGCGCATGAACGTCGAGTTCAACGAAGCCGAAGCCGAAAAGTACTACCTCGCCGTGCCGAGCTGGGGCCCGCATCCGGACGTCCCGGAAGGTCTGTCGCGTCTCGCTTCGAAGTACAAGCTAGTGATTCTCTCGAACGCATCGAACGACCAGATTCAAAGCAACGTCGACAAGCTCGGCGCGCCGTTCCATCGCGTGTTCACGGCACAGCAGGCGCAGTCGTACAAGCCGCGCATGCAAGGCTTCGAGTACATGTTCGAACAGCTCGACTGCAACCCCGAAGACGTGCTGCACGTGTCGTCGAGCCTGCGCTACGACCTGATGACCGCGCACGACATGGGCGTGAAGCACAAGGCGTTCGTCAAGCGCGGCCACGAGCCGAGCACGCCGTACTACGAGTACTACGAAGTCGACACCATCGGCGATCTCGCCACCGAGCTCGGCCTGTAA
- a CDS encoding beta-ketoacyl-ACP reductase: MRLKGKVAIITGAAQGIGAATALKFAQEGAIVAACDRNAEALGAVVEACRQAGAEASAFCVDMSDRERVDEMVATVRDRYKRIDVLVNNAGITRDARLQKMTLKQFDDVIDVNLRAVFHASQAVVDGMIAQGSGVILNASSVVGIYGNFGQTNYAAAKFGVIGFTKTWSRELGPKGIRVNAVAPGFVDTPILATIPAEVLEKMRADVPLGRLGKPEEVANVYAFLASDEASYVNGAVIEVAGGMTL, translated from the coding sequence ATGAGACTGAAAGGAAAAGTAGCGATCATCACGGGCGCGGCGCAGGGCATCGGCGCGGCCACGGCACTCAAGTTCGCGCAGGAAGGCGCGATCGTCGCGGCATGCGACCGCAACGCGGAAGCGCTGGGAGCGGTGGTCGAAGCATGTCGGCAAGCGGGCGCCGAAGCGAGCGCATTTTGCGTCGATATGTCGGATCGCGAGCGCGTCGACGAGATGGTGGCGACGGTGCGCGACCGCTACAAGCGCATCGACGTGCTCGTGAACAATGCGGGCATCACGCGTGACGCACGCCTGCAGAAAATGACGCTCAAGCAATTCGACGATGTCATCGACGTGAATCTGCGCGCCGTCTTTCACGCGAGCCAGGCCGTGGTCGATGGCATGATCGCGCAAGGTTCGGGCGTGATCCTGAATGCGAGTTCGGTGGTCGGCATCTACGGCAATTTCGGGCAGACCAATTACGCGGCGGCCAAGTTCGGCGTGATCGGTTTCACGAAAACGTGGAGCCGTGAACTCGGGCCGAAGGGCATCCGCGTGAATGCGGTTGCACCCGGTTTCGTCGATACCCCGATTCTCGCGACCATCCCCGCCGAAGTGCTAGAAAAGATGCGCGCCGATGTGCCGCTCGGCCGTCTCGGCAAGCCCGAGGAAGTCGCGAATGTCTATGCGTTCCTCGCAAGCGACGAAGCCAGTTACGTCAACGGCGCGGTGATCGAGGTAGCGGGCGGCATGACGCTTTGA
- a CDS encoding aldehyde dehydrogenase, which produces MDRFDPAVIAVPRGHFIGGEFVDAGITRIDVTRPSDGVAYASIPVADAAMIDHAVQNAYTAWRTSGWASCAPRERARVLRRFADLVAADAATLAPLEALGSTRPVRDAFNWDVPFTAEGIRFYAELADKIGGEVAATDHRHLGMTMTEPYGVIGAIAPWNFPLVMASWKIAPALAAGNAVVLKPSEMTPFSVLRLARLALEAGVPPGIFNVVQGDGRTTGDALVRHPRIAKVTFTGSTRTGAAIMAACAETGTKPVTLELGGKSPQIVFADAPRIDEVARRIAGAIAGNAGQVCVAGSRLLVERSIADELAERIAHVFGELHAGPTWAADTTLPPIISEPQAARIEAIVQRSVASGAALRCGGERPRAATPGPFYAPTLLTGVTQETEAVRHEIFGPVLTLQTFDSEEEALALAAHPDYGLAAGVHTADLGRALRMVRGIEAGTVWVNRYGRTSDFVIPTGGYKGSGIGKDLGRQAFEANFRIKSVLIDIGQ; this is translated from the coding sequence ATGGACCGTTTCGATCCCGCCGTCATTGCCGTGCCGCGCGGCCACTTCATCGGCGGCGAGTTCGTCGATGCAGGCATCACGCGCATCGACGTCACGCGGCCTTCGGATGGCGTCGCGTACGCATCCATTCCAGTCGCCGATGCGGCCATGATCGACCACGCCGTGCAGAACGCCTACACCGCGTGGCGCACGAGCGGCTGGGCAAGCTGCGCGCCGCGCGAGCGGGCCCGCGTGCTGCGCCGTTTCGCGGATCTCGTTGCCGCCGACGCTGCCACGCTCGCGCCGCTCGAAGCGCTCGGCTCCACGCGTCCCGTGCGCGATGCATTCAACTGGGACGTGCCGTTCACCGCCGAAGGCATCCGCTTCTACGCGGAACTCGCCGACAAGATCGGCGGTGAGGTCGCGGCGACGGATCATCGGCATCTCGGCATGACCATGACCGAGCCGTATGGCGTGATCGGCGCCATCGCACCGTGGAATTTTCCGCTGGTGATGGCGTCGTGGAAGATCGCGCCGGCGCTCGCGGCCGGTAACGCGGTGGTTCTCAAGCCTTCGGAGATGACGCCGTTCTCGGTGCTGCGTCTCGCCCGGCTCGCGCTCGAAGCAGGCGTGCCGCCAGGCATCTTCAATGTCGTTCAGGGCGATGGCCGCACGACCGGCGACGCGCTCGTGCGTCATCCGCGCATCGCCAAGGTGACGTTCACGGGTTCGACACGCACGGGCGCCGCGATCATGGCCGCCTGCGCCGAAACCGGCACCAAGCCCGTGACGCTGGAACTGGGCGGCAAGAGTCCGCAGATCGTCTTCGCGGATGCCCCGCGTATCGATGAAGTCGCGCGGCGTATCGCCGGTGCGATCGCCGGCAACGCGGGCCAGGTATGCGTCGCGGGATCGCGGCTCCTGGTCGAGCGTTCGATTGCGGATGAACTCGCCGAACGCATTGCACATGTATTCGGCGAACTGCATGCCGGACCGACCTGGGCCGCCGACACCACCTTGCCGCCGATCATCTCCGAGCCGCAAGCCGCGCGAATCGAAGCGATCGTACAACGCAGCGTCGCGAGCGGCGCCGCGCTGCGCTGCGGCGGAGAACGCCCGCGTGCCGCGACGCCCGGACCGTTCTATGCGCCGACGCTTCTGACCGGCGTGACACAGGAAACGGAAGCCGTGCGCCACGAAATCTTCGGCCCGGTGCTGACCTTGCAGACCTTCGACAGCGAAGAGGAAGCGCTCGCACTCGCCGCTCACCCCGACTATGGCCTCGCCGCCGGCGTGCACACGGCGGACCTCGGCCGCGCGCTGCGCATGGTGCGCGGCATCGAGGCGGGCACGGTGTGGGTCAACCGCTACGGCCGCACCAGCGACTTCGTGATTCCCACCGGCGGCTACAAGGGTTCGGGCATCGGCAAGGACCTCGGGCGGCAAGCCTTCGAAGCCAATTTTCGCATCAAGAGCGTGCTGATCGACATCGGTCAATGA
- a CDS encoding FAD-binding oxidoreductase: protein MKLDSYWLDTAPAFTAAQEGPADGRVDVAVIGGGFTGLSAALALAKRGASVAVFDAGKMGGGASGRNGGQCNTGVAQDYAALRSQLGVERAQGCYRAYAAAVDTVERLIREEGIDCDYVSTGKLKLASKPHHLAHIERTAELIRREVDPDIDVLTREQVRGEVQSDSFHGGLLQRHGGQMHMGKFAAGLANAAVRQGAKLFEHAEVRGITKEDGGFRVDTARGAVSAKQVLIATGPSKHGPFSWYRRRLAPVGSFIIVTAPLPAEELARILPKRRSYTTSRLMHNYFRVTPDARLLFGGRARFTASERPSDAKSGRILQDNLAQMFPSLASVGIDYCWGGLVDITADRLPRAGQHDGIYFSMGYSGHGTQMSTHMGQVMADVMNGKADANPWRDFDWPAIPGHTGKPWFLPLVGAYYSIKDVFY, encoded by the coding sequence ATGAAACTCGACTCCTACTGGCTCGATACCGCACCCGCCTTCACGGCGGCGCAGGAAGGCCCGGCCGATGGCCGGGTCGATGTGGCGGTGATCGGCGGCGGCTTCACCGGTCTGTCGGCGGCGCTGGCGCTTGCCAAACGCGGCGCGAGCGTCGCCGTGTTCGATGCGGGGAAAATGGGCGGCGGCGCTTCCGGGCGCAACGGCGGCCAGTGCAACACCGGCGTGGCGCAGGACTATGCGGCGTTGCGCTCGCAACTGGGCGTCGAGCGTGCGCAGGGCTGTTATCGCGCGTATGCGGCCGCCGTCGATACCGTCGAGCGTTTGATTCGCGAGGAAGGTATCGATTGCGATTATGTTTCGACGGGCAAGCTCAAGCTCGCGTCGAAGCCGCATCATCTCGCGCATATCGAACGGACCGCCGAACTCATTCGCCGCGAAGTCGATCCCGATATCGACGTGCTGACTCGCGAACAGGTTCGCGGCGAAGTGCAGTCGGACAGTTTTCATGGCGGCTTGCTGCAACGTCATGGTGGCCAGATGCATATGGGCAAGTTCGCGGCGGGTCTTGCGAACGCCGCCGTGCGGCAAGGCGCGAAGCTTTTCGAACATGCGGAAGTGCGCGGCATCACGAAGGAAGACGGCGGATTTCGAGTCGATACGGCGCGCGGCGCGGTGAGCGCAAAGCAAGTGTTGATCGCGACCGGTCCTTCCAAGCACGGTCCGTTCTCATGGTACAGACGCAGGCTCGCGCCGGTGGGCTCGTTCATCATCGTGACCGCGCCGCTGCCGGCAGAAGAGCTCGCGCGCATCTTGCCCAAGCGCCGCTCCTACACCACGAGCCGCCTCATGCATAACTATTTTCGCGTGACGCCGGATGCGCGTTTGCTGTTCGGCGGACGCGCGCGCTTCACGGCATCCGAAAGACCTTCGGATGCGAAGAGCGGCCGCATCCTGCAGGACAACCTCGCGCAGATGTTCCCGAGTCTCGCGAGCGTAGGCATCGACTATTGCTGGGGCGGTCTCGTCGATATCACCGCGGACCGTCTGCCGCGCGCCGGGCAGCACGACGGCATCTACTTTTCGATGGGCTACAGCGGCCACGGCACGCAGATGTCCACGCACATGGGCCAGGTCATGGCCGACGTGATGAACGGCAAGGCCGACGCCAATCCGTGGCGCGATTTCGACTGGCCCGCCATTCCGGGTCACACGGGCAAGCCGTGGTTCCTGCCGTTGGTCGGTGCGTACTACTCGATCAAAGACGTTTTCTATTGA